One window of the Gemmatimonadota bacterium genome contains the following:
- a CDS encoding DegT/DnrJ/EryC1/StrS family aminotransferase, which produces MAQSLLAIEGGPKAVTAPVGDGWENIGPLEKSYVNEVLDDPKTARRHLELFESDFSKLVKTQHAICTCNGTAALHSAIFAAGANVGKEVIVPSVTWHATISPILHCGATPVFCEVDPNTFCADPEDVKQRITDRTCAIVVTHVYGNPADMDGLLDLIAGTDIKLIEDASHAHGALWNGKPVGSIGHIGCFSLQGSKPVTGLEAGVVVTDDDDLYDQMMALGQYGRCGGSWKTDRFKGLHNMGLGVKYRANPFGIAMARGRLERLSELNEKRRKWFAQMDELLENVEGVETQKAYPKATRGGLLLYAGLVDPEAYGVPVSKVLEALVAEGVRTKPEITPYGYGVMHLESLFNDFSFEGLGGPWGYLLDNARKSYRPGSLPISERIHSTCFWLSTPVDPDPIWVEQTAEAFQKVYDNRSRLSELTDDTVCQKTLA; this is translated from the coding sequence ATGGCACAATCACTTCTGGCAATTGAAGGAGGCCCAAAGGCCGTTACGGCTCCAGTAGGAGATGGGTGGGAAAATATCGGGCCGCTTGAAAAGTCGTACGTGAACGAGGTACTGGACGATCCGAAGACAGCCCGGCGACATCTCGAGCTCTTCGAATCTGATTTCAGCAAACTGGTAAAGACCCAGCACGCGATCTGTACGTGCAACGGAACCGCAGCTTTGCACTCGGCCATTTTTGCTGCGGGTGCCAATGTTGGCAAAGAAGTGATCGTGCCATCAGTCACCTGGCATGCCACGATTTCACCCATCCTCCACTGCGGCGCAACGCCAGTATTCTGCGAGGTAGATCCGAACACCTTCTGTGCGGATCCGGAAGATGTAAAGCAACGAATCACAGACAGGACATGCGCGATTGTCGTCACACACGTCTATGGGAATCCGGCGGATATGGATGGACTGCTGGACCTGATCGCCGGAACCGACATCAAGCTGATTGAAGACGCCTCTCACGCACACGGCGCTCTGTGGAATGGCAAGCCAGTGGGCAGCATTGGCCACATTGGATGCTTCAGTCTGCAGGGCAGCAAGCCAGTTACGGGATTGGAGGCCGGAGTGGTGGTGACAGATGACGATGATCTCTATGACCAGATGATGGCATTGGGACAGTACGGTCGTTGCGGGGGATCGTGGAAAACAGATCGGTTTAAGGGATTGCACAACATGGGCCTGGGCGTCAAATACAGGGCGAATCCTTTTGGTATCGCGATGGCTCGAGGACGGCTCGAACGCCTTTCAGAGCTCAACGAAAAGCGCCGAAAGTGGTTTGCACAAATGGACGAGCTTCTCGAGAATGTAGAGGGGGTTGAGACTCAGAAGGCCTATCCAAAGGCTACCCGCGGCGGTCTCCTGTTGTATGCGGGTCTGGTCGATCCCGAAGCCTATGGAGTACCCGTGTCGAAAGTTCTGGAAGCGCTGGTAGCCGAAGGGGTGCGGACAAAACCGGAGATAACGCCTTACGGGTATGGTGTGATGCATCTGGAGTCACTGTTCAACGATTTCTCATTCGAAGGCCTTGGGGGTCCCTGGGGATATCTTCTAGATAACGCGAGGAAATCGTATCGACCAGGCAGCCTGCCGATCAGCGAAAGGATACATAGCACGTGCTTCTGGCTATCTACCCCTGTAGATCCCGATCCGATCTGGGTCGAACAAACGGCAGAGGCATTTCAGAAGGTATATGACAACCGTTCGCGGCTTTCTGAATTAACGGATGATACCGTATGTCAAAAAACGCTCGCATAG